In Triticum urartu cultivar G1812 chromosome 6, Tu2.1, whole genome shotgun sequence, the following proteins share a genomic window:
- the LOC125512108 gene encoding ensconsin-like, with product MPNKWEDASLDKVKEKDANIPPCWCGDVCKVKVSTDRNKSWTEGRRYFVCPNYAYDRALPTNAYDQPPSPPPLCKYFTWIDLEVPEDVKKDQYQDCLRRQRRFEESFRRGLEEERRQKERMERKKRDEERARQAKLAREEERARKLAKAREAQEEDSARDKKGKWPRSTQ from the exons ATGCCGAACAAGTGGGAGGACGCATCTTTGGACAAGGTGAAGGAGAAAGATGCCAACATCCCGCCATGTTGGTGTGGAGATGTTTGCAAGGTGAAGGTATCCACCGACCGAAATAAATCATGGACGGAAGGGCGGAGATATTTTGTATGCCCGAACTATGCTTATGATCGTGCACTTCCAACTAACGCCTATGACCAACCACCG TCACCGCCTCCTCTATGCAAGTACTTCACGTGGATAGATCTTGAAGTGCCAGAAGATGTCAAAAAGGACCAATACCAAGATTGTCTTAGGCGGCAACGGCGGTTCGAAGAATCGTTTCGAAGAGGCTTGGAGGAAGAGCGTCGTCAGAAGGAGAGGATGGAGCGGAAGAAACGAGACGAGGAGAGGGCACGCCAAGCGAAACTTGCTCGTGAGGAGGAGAGGGCAAGAAAGCTTGCAAAGGCTCGCGAGGCGCAAGAG